Proteins from one Corticium candelabrum chromosome 4, ooCorCand1.1, whole genome shotgun sequence genomic window:
- the LOC134178459 gene encoding L-lactate transporter-like has product MTTEANSSQTRLSFYVVFGAVLLGSSLSSLVTGFVLATSYLILPTEEACSDWTSSITVFGGAVLYASSGLTGVVIVPRLPNCSPRTWLLTCVVASALGFGLCGVAVATCHWSTLPTQVIYVLGYVCIGYGCYLPGVVVALILVLWMPRWKAFASGYSSLMLGLGALGISQFLLYCQTLVKRDILDVATVFFCCGNVVVLFYMCGMFFIVPPSLDVNSSAASDEAVPNTNSSPMTRIRIMRTRQFIFIFIGRVVGPFCGYGLTARQQEFLDTIWRHDHTPTAILGASVFGSYIGGRILWFIMSEKMSCHWCWCTSLAIQAVAIAFLPLFAYSSDSMTTIGLCIEIFGPLNYVTAYGMSVIGVGVAGFLAPLSFEWSLMIWSTYTPMLYATATANIIALIASLCLSPLHVDSNVS; this is encoded by the exons ATGACTACGGAAGCAAATTCTTCACAAACCCGTCTGTCGTTCTACGTCGTTTTCGGAGCGGTTCTGCTTGGCTCTAGCTTGTCTTCTCTTGTCACTGGTTTTGTACTCGCCACAAGTTACCTTATCTTGCCAACAGAGGAAGCTTGTAGTGACTGGACTTCATCCATTACTGTCTTTGGCGGTGCAGTCCTGTATGCCTCATCCGGGTTAACCGGTGTCGTCATCGTGCCACGTTTACCGAACTGTAGCCCTCGGACGTGGCTGCTCACGTGTGTCGTTGCGTCGGCATTGGGTTTTGGACTTTGTGGTGTGGCCGTGGCAACGTGTCATTGGTCAACATTGCCTACTCAGGTTATTTACGTTTTGGGCTACGTGTGTATTGGCTATGGATGTTACCTTCCGGGCGTTGTTGTTGCTCTAATTCTCGTTCTTTGGATGCCCAGATGGAAAGCGTTTGCTTCCGGATATAGTTCACTGATGCTTGGGCTGGGTGCTCTAGGTATCAGTCAATTCCTTCTATATTGTCAGACTTTAGTCAAACGGGATATTTTGGATGTAGCCACTGTTTTCTTTTGCTGTGGTAATGTGGTGGTTTTGTTCTACATGTGTGGTATGTTCTTTATTGTACCGCCATCTTTGGATGTCAACAGCAGTGCTGCAAGTGATGAGGCTGTTCCAAATACAAATTCTTCACCGATGACTAGAATTCGTATCATGCGTACTCGACAATTCATTTTTATCTTTATTGGAAGAGTAGTTGGTCCTTTCTGTGGATATGGTTTGACGGCTAGGCAGCAGGAGTTTCTTGACACTATATGGAGACATGACCATACACCAACAGCAATTCTTGGTGCAAGTGTGTTTGGCAGTTACATTGGTGGTCGAATACTTTGGTTTATCATGTCTGAGAAAATGAGCTGCCATTGGTGTTGGTGCACTTCTCTTGCTATTCAGGCAGTGGCAATTGCATTTCTTCCCTTGTTTGCATATTCGTCTGATTCG ATGACAACAATTGGATTATGTATAGAAATATTTGGGCCTCTTAATTATGTGACTGCTTATGGAATGAGTGTTATAGGAGTTGGTGTTGCTGGATTTCTTGCACCTCTTTCTTTTGAGTGGTCTTTGATGATTTGGTCAACATACACTCCTATGTTGTATGCTACTGCTACAGCTAATATCATTGCCCTCATTGCATCTCTTTGCCTATCGCCCTTACATGTTGACTCTAATGTTTCTTAA